GCTGTCGCTGGTGCGGACCCCGATGATCGGTCCGACCGACGTCTACCGCAGGGCGCCCGCCCTGAGCCCGGAGCGGGCCGGCGAGATGGTGGTGCGGGCCCTGGAGGAGCGACCCGTCACCGTCGACACCCTGGCCGGCCGGGTGGCGGAGGTGCTCAACCTGGCGCTGCCCCGCTTCAGTGACCTGGTCGCCTGGGCCGGCAGCCGCGGCTTCCCGGACTCGCCCGCGGCCGTCCGTCACCTGGAGGAGCCGGCAGAGGAGCCGGCAGAGGCTCCGTCCGAGGCGCGGGCCTAGCGTCCGAGCGTCAGGCGGACTTCTTGGTCTGCTTCTTGGCGGCCGTCTTCTTCGCGGACTTCTTGGCCGGGGCCTTCGTGGAGCTCGCCTTCTTGGCCGTCGACTTCTTCGTCGTCTTCTTGGCGGGCTTGCTGTCGTCCGCGGCGTCGTCGGCCTCGTCGTCGGCCCCGTCGTCGGCCTCGTCGTCGGCCTCGTCGTCGGCGCTGTCCTCGCCCCGGGCCGTCTTGGCGGCGGCGACCGACTTCTGCAGCGCGGCGAGCAGGTCGACGACCTGGCCGGCCTCGGGCTCGGGCTCCTTGGTCCGGGTGACCTCGCCGCCCTCCAGCTTGGCCTTGACCAGCTCGCGCACGGCGGCGGCGTAGTCGTCCTCGAAGTCGCTCGCGTCGTAGTCGCCGGCGAGGGTGTCGAGCAGCAGCTTGGCCATCTCGACCTCCTGCGGCTTGGGGTCCTCGACCTCGGCCAGGGAGGAGAAGGAGGGCTCACGGATCTCGTCGGGCCACAGAAGTGTCTGCATGACAAGAACATCGTCACGGACCCGCAGCACGGCCGGCGTCATGCGGGTCCGGATCGAGACGGTCACCACGGCCACCCGGTCGCTCTCGCGCAGGGCGTCGCGCAGCAGCGCGTAGGGCTTGGTGCCGCTCTTCTCGGGCTCGAGGTAGTAGGGCTTGTCCAGCTGCATCGGGTCGATCTGGTCCGAGGGCACGAACTTCTCGACCGAGATCTCCCGGCTGCTGTTCACCGGCAGCTCCGCGAGGTCCTCGTCGTCGAGGATGACCATCTCGCCGTCCTCGGTCTCGTAGCCCTTGGCGATGTCGGCGTAGGCGACCTCCTCGCCGTCGACCGAGCAGATCCGCTGGTACTTGATCCGGCCGCCGTCCTTGGCGTGCACCTGCCGGAAGCTGATGTCGTGGCTCTCGGTGGCCGAGTAGAGCTTGACCGGCACGCTGACCAGGCCGAAGGAGACCGCGCCCTTCCAGATCGCTCGCATGCGGACACGGTACCCATCCGCGACCCACCCGCGCTGATTCCGTCAGGATGGGCCCATGCGTCCGATGCTCGCGACCAAGTCGACCGGCGGCACCCCGCCGCCGGGGGAGACGTGGGTGCACGAGGTGAAGTGGGACGGCATGCGGGTGCTCGTCAGCGTGACCGGCGGCGTCCTGCGGATCGAGTCACGCAACGAGAACGACGTGACGGTGGCCTTCCCCGAGCTGGCGGGGCTGGCGGACCGGTCGGTGGTGGGCGGTCACGACATCGTGCTCGACGGCGAGGTGGTGGCCTTCGACGACGCGGGGATCCCGCGCTTCGGGGTGCTGGCCGACCGCATCCACGTGCGCAGCAGCCGGCGGGCCGAGGAGCTGGCCGCCGCCCGTCCCGTGACGCTCATGGTCTTCGACCTGCTGGCGCTCGACGGCCTCGACGTCACCGGCCTGCCGTGGTCGGACCGCCGCGCGGCGCTGGAGGGACTCGAGCTGGAGGGTGCCCACTGGCGCACCCCACCGACGTACGACGACGGGGCCGGGTTGTTCGCGGCGACCCTGGCCCAGGGGCTCGAGGGCGTGGTGAGCAAGCGCCGCTCCTCGCTCTACCGACCCGGGCTGCGGTCGAAGGACTGGCTGAAGCTGCCACACCGCCCGTCGGGCTCGTACGTCGTCGGAGGCTGGCGACCCGAGACGGGCGGCCGGGACCGGCTCGGGGCGCTGCTGGTGGGGGAGCCGACCGAGCGGGGGCTGGTGTTCCGGGGGCGGGTCGGCAGCGGCCTGGCCGGCAAGGCGGGGGCGCGGGTGGCCCCGCTGCTGGCGCCCCTGGCGGCCGACGCCTCGCCGTTCGTCGACCCGGTGCCGAAGGAGGACGCCGTCGGCGCCCGCTGGGTCCGACCAGAGCTGGTCGTGGAGGTGGCCTCCCTGGGCTTCACCCCGCAGCACCGGCTGCGGCAGCCGGCGTACCTCGGCCTGCGCGCGGACGTGAGCGTGGACGACCTGGGGGTGGCAGGTGCCTGAGGCGCGCGAGGAGGTGCGGGTCGAGGTCGACGGACGCGCCCTGACGCTGAGCAACCTCAGCAAGGTGCTCTACCCGCAGACCGGGACGACCAAGGCCGAGGTCATCGACTACTACGCCCGGATCGCGCCGGTGCTGCTGCCGCACCTCGAGGGGCGGGCGGTGACGCGCGTGCGCTGGCCGCACGGCACGGGGGACCAGTCGTTCTTCGAGAAGAACCTGCAGGCGCGAGCACCGACGTGGCTGCGTCGGGTCGAGGTGCCGTCCTCCGGCTCCCGGGGCGGCACGGCCGGGCTGCTGACCTTCCCGGTGATCGAGTCGGTCGCGGCGCTGACCTACCTGGCCAACCTGGCGGCGCTCGAGCTGCACGCCCACCAGTGGCGCTTCGACGACGACGGGCAGCCGGTGAACCCCGACCGGATGGTCATCGACCTCGACCCGGGGGAGCCGGCCGGGCTGCACGAGTGCGCCCGGGTGGCGCTGCTGGTGCGCGAGCGGCTCGCGGCACTGGGCCTCGACGCGGCACCGGTGACCAGCGGCAGCAAGGGGCTGCACCTCTACGCGCCGATGCCGGGCGACCTGACCACCGACCAGGTGCGCGACGCGGCGCGCCAGATCGCGGAGAGCCTGGAGGAGGAGCACGGCGCCCTCGTCATCTCCTCGATGACCAAGGCGCGGCGCGGCGGCAAGGTCTTCCTCGACTGGTCGCAGAACACCGGGGCCAAGACCACGATCAGTCCCTACTCGCTGCGCGGCACCCTGACGCCGTACGTCGCGGCGCCGCGGACCTGGGACGAGGTCGAGGAGGGTGCCGAGGACGAGCTGGGCCTGGAGCAGCTGCGCTTCGACGAGGTCCTGGCGCGGGTCGAGTCCCACGGTGACCTGTTCGGCGAGCTGCTCACCTGAGGGTGGTCGAGCCCGTCGTGCCTCTCGGGACCTGCCCCCGGGGCACCGAGGCGTCGACGTACCCGTCCTCGACCGCGCGCTGGAGCAGCTCGATGCGGGTCTTGACCGGCCGCCCGAGGGCGGCGTACTTGCTGCGGATGCGCTTGAGGTGCTCCTTGACGGTCGACTCGGCGAGCTCGAGCTGGCGCGCGACCTGCTTGCTGACCAGGCCCTGGTAGAGCAACGTCAGCACCTCGATCTCGCGCGCCGTCAGCGTCGGACGCGTGGTGCGGGAGGTGTGCAGGAGCGTGGCCAGCTCGACCGAGAGGTAGGAGTCGCCCGAGCCGACGGCGGTGACCGCGGCGAGGAAGTGCTCGGCGGGCTGGTGCTTGAAGACGATGCCGCGTGCGCCGGCGCCGACGGCCTCGGCCATGAGCGCGACGTGCTGGCCGTCGGACTGCACGAGCACCTCGGCGCCGCTGGCGCGCAGCGCCACCACGTTGTCGGCCAGGGACGACCCGTCGAGCAGGCGCAGCCCGAGGACGGCGACGTGCGCACGGTGCCGCTGCGGGTCGAGGTCGGCCACGGTGGGCGCCGCGCCCACCAGCCGCATCGGTCGCGCCCCGTGGCGCGAGGCCAGCAGCGTCGCGTGCTCGATCCCCAGCAGCGTGAGGGGATGCTCGTCCACCGCGACGACGCGCAGCTCCGACTCGGTCATCGGCTCCCCCTCTCACCCGGCCCGCTGAGGTTGTACCCGGGGGGGTTAGGCCGGAATCGGGACTTTGGTCCCCATGAAGGTAAAGAAACCGGGGTCTGACCTGCGGGTTCGCCGCCCGGCCGGGAGTTATCCACAGGTTGGAGCCTG
This DNA window, taken from Nocardioides sp. HDW12B, encodes the following:
- a CDS encoding Ku protein; this translates as MRAIWKGAVSFGLVSVPVKLYSATESHDISFRQVHAKDGGRIKYQRICSVDGEEVAYADIAKGYETEDGEMVILDDEDLAELPVNSSREISVEKFVPSDQIDPMQLDKPYYLEPEKSGTKPYALLRDALRESDRVAVVTVSIRTRMTPAVLRVRDDVLVMQTLLWPDEIREPSFSSLAEVEDPKPQEVEMAKLLLDTLAGDYDASDFEDDYAAAVRELVKAKLEGGEVTRTKEPEPEAGQVVDLLAALQKSVAAAKTARGEDSADDEADDEADDGADDEADDAADDSKPAKKTTKKSTAKKASSTKAPAKKSAKKTAAKKQTKKSA
- a CDS encoding response regulator transcription factor: MTESELRVVAVDEHPLTLLGIEHATLLASRHGARPMRLVGAAPTVADLDPQRHRAHVAVLGLRLLDGSSLADNVVALRASGAEVLVQSDGQHVALMAEAVGAGARGIVFKHQPAEHFLAAVTAVGSGDSYLSVELATLLHTSRTTRPTLTAREIEVLTLLYQGLVSKQVARQLELAESTVKEHLKRIRSKYAALGRPVKTRIELLQRAVEDGYVDASVPRGQVPRGTTGSTTLR
- the ligD gene encoding non-homologous end-joining DNA ligase is translated as MRPMLATKSTGGTPPPGETWVHEVKWDGMRVLVSVTGGVLRIESRNENDVTVAFPELAGLADRSVVGGHDIVLDGEVVAFDDAGIPRFGVLADRIHVRSSRRAEELAAARPVTLMVFDLLALDGLDVTGLPWSDRRAALEGLELEGAHWRTPPTYDDGAGLFAATLAQGLEGVVSKRRSSLYRPGLRSKDWLKLPHRPSGSYVVGGWRPETGGRDRLGALLVGEPTERGLVFRGRVGSGLAGKAGARVAPLLAPLAADASPFVDPVPKEDAVGARWVRPELVVEVASLGFTPQHRLRQPAYLGLRADVSVDDLGVAGA
- the ligD gene encoding non-homologous end-joining DNA ligase, translated to MPEAREEVRVEVDGRALTLSNLSKVLYPQTGTTKAEVIDYYARIAPVLLPHLEGRAVTRVRWPHGTGDQSFFEKNLQARAPTWLRRVEVPSSGSRGGTAGLLTFPVIESVAALTYLANLAALELHAHQWRFDDDGQPVNPDRMVIDLDPGEPAGLHECARVALLVRERLAALGLDAAPVTSGSKGLHLYAPMPGDLTTDQVRDAARQIAESLEEEHGALVISSMTKARRGGKVFLDWSQNTGAKTTISPYSLRGTLTPYVAAPRTWDEVEEGAEDELGLEQLRFDEVLARVESHGDLFGELLT